TTTTGATATTTTGTGCAACGGCTGCCGGAAAGTATTTCAGAGTCGCTTGCGCCTTACTCCGCTGTTGCCTGCTTGCCCATCAAACTGTATAAAGAGGTAGCAGCTGAAAGGAGAGGAGGATTTATGGCAAAGAGTCCCGGAATGGCGTGGGCCTTCGTGGCGTTGGGCATCTATTTATTCGGCGGCATCGCCACCTTTGCCGGGCTCGCCTGTCTCGGTTTTGTGCGCGGGCAGGATCTATGGGGGCTCGGCAGCGGAACGAGCATCGGGATATTGCTGGTTTGCGGCGGACTCTCACTCACCATCCTCGGAGTGCTCATCATGCGCATCTGCCGCAACAGGGGGCTTCGTTGAAGGGGGAGCAGATCCACGAGGCGATGGCTCTCCTTGCCGGAGCCGTGACCGCCTGGGTGACACCCGCGGTCACCATCGTCTCGCAGCGCAGCGGTGACCCTTTCAAGGTGCTGGTCTCCTGCATCCTCTCCTTGCGCACCAAGGACAAGACGACAGGAGAAGCTTCGGACCGTCTCTTTCGCCTTGCCGACACCCCCGAGCAGATGGCGCTTCTTTCCGTTGAAGAGATTGAGCAGGCGATCTATCCCGTCGGCTTCTACCGCAACAAGGCAGGGCAGATCAAGGAGATCTCCCGCGAGCTGGTGGAGAAGTACGGCTCGAGGGTTCCGGAGGAGATCGACGAGCTTCTGAAATTTAAAGGGGTAGGGAGAAAGACAGCAAATCTCGTGGTGACCTTGGGGTATGGGAAGCCCGGGATCTGTGTCGATATCCACGTGCACAGAATCTGCAACAGGTGGGGGTATGTCGTCACCAACTCCCCGGATGAAACGGAGCAGGTATTGCGGCGCGAACTGCCGCGCCAGTACTGGCTCACCATCAACGACCTGCTGGTGACCTTCGGGCAGAACCAGTGCCTTCCTGTTTCCCCTCTTTGCTCCACCTGTCCCCTCTTCCACCTGTGCGACCGGGTAGGGGTGCAGAAATCGCGGTAGTTGTGCCAAGGAGCGCAGGTGTCTTGCCTGCGATGGCGGCGCAGCCGCCACCAGGTTTTGCGCGGCCGGCGCCGCGGGACAGGCTGGGAAGCCTATCCTCCAGCGTGGCTTCAGCGTTTGCCCCGAAGACCACGTTCTCTCCTTGAGCCACCGGAGGGGGCCCTCGCGCTGGAGCGTAGGCATCCTTGCCTGCGATGGCGGCGCAGCCGCCACCAGGTTTTGCGCGGCCGGCGCCGCGGGACAGGCTGGGAAGCCTATCCTCCAGCGTAGCTTCAGCGTTTGCCCCGAAGACCACGTTCTCTCCTTGAGCCACGGGAAGGGGCCCTCGCGCTGGAGCGTAGGCATCCTTGCCTGCGATGGCGGCGCAGCCGCCACCAGGCTCTGCGCGGCCGGCGCCGCGGGACAGGCTGGGAAGCCTATCCTCCAGCGTGGCTTCAGCGTTTGCCCCGAAGACCACGTTCTCTCCTTGAGCCACGGGAAGGGGCCCTCGCGCTGGAGCGTAGGCATCCTTGCCTGCGATGGCGGCGCAGCCGCCACCGGGCTCTGCGCGGCCGGCGCCGCGGGACAGGCTGTGAAGCCTATCCTCCAGCGTGGCTGCAACATTCTGCCCCTGAAGATCAATTTCCTATTTCAGCAACTCCGCTCCTCCCAGAGACAAGTCTTGCCACTTCACATTGTTCCGGTATAATGTGACCCGCCTGGCATCCCCGTTAATTTATCCGTCCGCCAGCCGTGCTATTAACTTGCCATTTAGGAGGGTCGTATGATCAAGAAGATCGGCTTCGTTGGGTTGGGGACGGTGGGGCGGCACATGGCGGCCAATCTCACCAAATCGGATTATGATCTCACCGTGTACGACCCGGATGCGGAGGCCGTCGCGGACCTCGTGAAGCGTGGGGCGACGGCTGGTGTATCTCCCTTCCACACCGCCAAGGGGCAGGACATGGTGATCGTGATCCTCCCCGAATGCCTCGGCGGCGTGGACTCCCTCATTTTCGGCGAGGGCGGCGTCCTCCAGGGGATCGACCCTGGAACCATCTTCGTCGATATGGGGACCCACTCCCTTGATACGACGAAGAAACTTGCCGAAGCCGCCATTGAACGGCGCGTCATGTTCCTCGAGGCACCGGTGTGGGGCACCAAGGAGCATGCTGCAAACGGACTCCTCACCATCGTCGCCAGCGGGGATGCCTCACTCCTCGGCCGCTGCCGTGAAACGTTCTCCTATTTCGGCCTCAATATCATCCATATAGGCGGCAACGTCGGTGATGCCACCCGCATGAAGTTCGTCGTGAACATGGTGCAGGCAGAACTGATACAGGCCCTCTCCGAGGGGATCATCTTCGGCGAGAAGATGGGGTTCAAGGCGGACAAGATCCTGGAGGTGCTCGATTCCGGCGGGGTGGCGTGTCCTCTTTTCCATTCCAAGGGGCGCAGCATCGCCAGGGGGGATTTCTCCAGGAACCTCGCGCTCAAATACGTGCACGACCAGCTCAAGCAGGTCATCGAGACGGCACGCGCGGTCGATCTCGACCTGCCCGCTGCAGAGACGGTGTGCAGGCAGTATCAGCAGGCTGTGCTGGACGGCCGCGGAGAAGAGGATTACTCCGCGGTGGTAAAGGTCCTCCGGAGATAGCTGCGCGGCCACTCCGACGAATCGACCGATATCAACAGCAACAAAGAAAAGGGGCGTCCTGCACTGGGGCGCCCTCTTTTTGTCCGGCGGCGAGCACTCTCCACAAGATGCCGCTCTCACACTCAGG
The DNA window shown above is from Geomonas sp. RF6 and carries:
- a CDS encoding endonuclease III domain-containing protein, producing the protein MKGEQIHEAMALLAGAVTAWVTPAVTIVSQRSGDPFKVLVSCILSLRTKDKTTGEASDRLFRLADTPEQMALLSVEEIEQAIYPVGFYRNKAGQIKEISRELVEKYGSRVPEEIDELLKFKGVGRKTANLVVTLGYGKPGICVDIHVHRICNRWGYVVTNSPDETEQVLRRELPRQYWLTINDLLVTFGQNQCLPVSPLCSTCPLFHLCDRVGVQKSR
- a CDS encoding NAD(P)-dependent oxidoreductase, with the protein product MIKKIGFVGLGTVGRHMAANLTKSDYDLTVYDPDAEAVADLVKRGATAGVSPFHTAKGQDMVIVILPECLGGVDSLIFGEGGVLQGIDPGTIFVDMGTHSLDTTKKLAEAAIERRVMFLEAPVWGTKEHAANGLLTIVASGDASLLGRCRETFSYFGLNIIHIGGNVGDATRMKFVVNMVQAELIQALSEGIIFGEKMGFKADKILEVLDSGGVACPLFHSKGRSIARGDFSRNLALKYVHDQLKQVIETARAVDLDLPAAETVCRQYQQAVLDGRGEEDYSAVVKVLRR